Below is a genomic region from Methylobacterium sp. FF17.
TGGAGGACCGGATCTGGCGCCTCTCGGAGAGCGAGGAGCGCTACCGCGCCCTGGTGGAGGCCACCACCGAGATCATCGTCCAGCGCGACGGCCGAGGCCGCATCACCTTCGCCAACGAGGGCTTTGCCCGGCTGATCGGCGCGGAGCCCCTGGCGCTGCTCGGCTCGACACGTCAGGTCGCGGTGCTGGAGCACGGCGCGGCGACCCGCGACCGGGACGGCGTGCGCCGGGTCGAGGTGCGCCTCGCCCCCGTCTCGGGTCCGCCGCGCTGGTTCTCCTTCATCGAGATGCCGATGACCGGGCCCAAGGGCGAGACGCACTGGCTGCGGGCAGGGTCCGACATCACCGAGCGCGTCGAGGCGGCGCGCTCCCTCGACGAGGCCCTGAGCCGGGCCGAGGCGGCCAACGTCGCCAAATCCCGCTTCCTCGCCACCGTCAGCCACGAGTTCCGCACGCCGCTGAACGGTATCCTGGGCATGGCCGACCTCGTGCTCGACACCGGGCTCGACCCGGAGCAGCGCACCTATGTCGAGGCGGTCCGGACCTCGGGCAACGCGCTGCTCAGCCTGATCGACGGCATCCTCGACTTCTCGCGCATCGAGGCGGGCCGCCTCGACCTCGCCGCGGAGCCGTTCGATCCGGGGGCGATCGCCGAGGCGGTGGTGGAACTCCTCGCGCCGCGCGCCCAGGACAAGGGCCTCGAGATCGCCCTCGACATCGCGGACGACGTGCCGAGCCTCGTGCGCGGCGATGCCGACCGGGTCCGCCAGATCCTGCTCAACCTCGCGGGCAACGCCGTCAAGTTCACGGCCGCCGGCGGCGTCGGCGTCGAGCTGCGCCGCGACGGCGCCGGCCTGTACCTCGCCATCGGCGATACCGGACCCGGTATCCCGCCGGAGCGGCTCCCGCGCCTGTTCGAGGAGTTCGAGCAGGGCGACGACAGTGCCAGCCGGCGCCACGAGGGCACGGGGCTCGGACTAGCCATCACCCGGCGCCTCGTCGCCCGTATGGGCGGCCGGATCGAGGCCGGCCCACGGCCGGGCGGGGGCTGCGTCTTCGGCGTCCACCTGCCCCTGGAGACCCTGGAATCCGAGCGCGTGCGCCCGCCCGCCCTCGGTGGTCGCAAGGTGCTCATCGTGGCCGATTCGCCCTTCCAGGCCCCCTATCTCGCCCGCCGGCTGACCCGCTCGGGCGCCGCCGCCGTGGTGGTGCCGACCCCCGAGGTGGGGCTCGACGCCATTGCGGGGGCGCGCTTCGACGCGGTGCTGGCCGACCGCGCGCTCGGCGACGCGGCGGTGCGCACCCTGGCGCTGGAGGCCCGGCGCTGCGGGGTGCGCTGCAGCCTCGTCCTGCTCTCGCCCTTCGACCGTCGGGAATTCGGCGCGCCGGGGGCCGCCGGCTTCGACAGCTACCTGATCAAGCCGGTGCGGGCCCGCTCGCTCTTCGACCGCCTGCTCGCGCCCGCGCCTCCGCAGGGGGGGACGGAGACCGCACGGGCGGCGCCGGAGGGATCATTCCCCACCCAGCCGCCCGACCCGGGCCCGGTGTCCGACCCTGAGCCCGGCGCCACGGGGCCGCGCATCCTGCTCGCCGAGGACAATCCGATCAACGCCCTCCTAGCCACCAAGGCCCTCGAGCGCCACGGGGCCCGCGTCGTGCTGGCGCGGGACGGCCACGAGGCCCTGGCCCGCATCCGCGAGGCCACCGACCTGCCCTTCGACCTCGCCCTCCTCGATATCCGCATGCCGGGCCTCGACGGCCTCGAGACCGCCCGCCGGATCCGGGCCCTGGAAGCGCTAGGGGGCCGGTCGCCGCTGCACCTCGTGGCGCTCACCGCGAATACGGGGCCGGACGACGAGGAGGCCGCCCGCGCGGCGGGATTCGACGGGTTCCTCGCCAAGCCCCTGAACCTGCGTGCCCTGCCGGCCCTGCTCGAACGCCGCTCGGCCGCCGCCTGACCGGTTGACAGGCTCCGGCTCCCGCGCGAACACCGCCCGCATGGCCGTTCACCCGATCCCCGATCCCGGAACACCGGATCCCGACGCGCGCGCCCACGACCG
It encodes:
- a CDS encoding PAS domain-containing hybrid sensor histidine kinase/response regulator; the encoded protein is MTAQHVLLVLLPALLAFLAGWVARARQRPSAGPSPRMEGEARIEALEDRIWRLSESEERYRALVEATTEIIVQRDGRGRITFANEGFARLIGAEPLALLGSTRQVAVLEHGAATRDRDGVRRVEVRLAPVSGPPRWFSFIEMPMTGPKGETHWLRAGSDITERVEAARSLDEALSRAEAANVAKSRFLATVSHEFRTPLNGILGMADLVLDTGLDPEQRTYVEAVRTSGNALLSLIDGILDFSRIEAGRLDLAAEPFDPGAIAEAVVELLAPRAQDKGLEIALDIADDVPSLVRGDADRVRQILLNLAGNAVKFTAAGGVGVELRRDGAGLYLAIGDTGPGIPPERLPRLFEEFEQGDDSASRRHEGTGLGLAITRRLVARMGGRIEAGPRPGGGCVFGVHLPLETLESERVRPPALGGRKVLIVADSPFQAPYLARRLTRSGAAAVVVPTPEVGLDAIAGARFDAVLADRALGDAAVRTLALEARRCGVRCSLVLLSPFDRREFGAPGAAGFDSYLIKPVRARSLFDRLLAPAPPQGGTETARAAPEGSFPTQPPDPGPVSDPEPGATGPRILLAEDNPINALLATKALERHGARVVLARDGHEALARIREATDLPFDLALLDIRMPGLDGLETARRIRALEALGGRSPLHLVALTANTGPDDEEAARAAGFDGFLAKPLNLRALPALLERRSAAA